The following DNA comes from Streptomyces sp. NBC_00690.
CACTGCAGCTGAGACCCGTCGGCGTTCCGCCACCGATCCCTTCGCCACCCTCGGTGAGGTCGAAGATCGTGTGTTGTGGCTTGCCAGCGCGATCGTCGACCACGCGAACCGGGTACGGCCCAACTCATCGGGTCTGAAGGTGGGCGGCCACCAGGCGTCGTCCGCATCGATGGTGTCCATCATGACCGCACTGTGGTTTCGCCACCTGCGTCCTGAGGACCGGGTGTCGGTCAAACCGCACGCCTCCCCGGTGCTTCACGCCATCAACTTCCTCCTCGGCGAACTGGACGCCTCGTACCTCCCGACGCTGCGCGCCTGGGGCGGACTGCAGAGCTATCCGAGCCGCTCGAAGGATCCTGATCCGGTTGACTACTCCACCGGCTCGGTCGGCATCGGCGCCACGGCCACGATCTGGGGGGCCCTGGCCCGCCGGTACGCAGACCAGTCCGGCGACGGTGGCTTCAAGGGCCGGCAGTTCGCCCTGGTGGGAGATGCCGAGCTCGACGAGGGAGCGGTCTGGGAGGCGGTGCTCGACCCACAGGTCGCTGAACTGGGCGAGTTGGTGTGGATCGTGGACCTCAACCGACAGTCCCTGGACCGCGTCGTTCCGAACATCGCCGCGGACCGGCTCCGGAGCATGTTCGCGGCAGCGGGTTGGCAGGTCCTCACACTCAAGTACGGCACGCTGCTCGAAGAGCTGTTCACCCGCCCCGGAGGGGACGCCCTGCGCTCCCGGATCGACAGCATGTCCAATCCCGAGTACCAGCGACTGCTGCGCTGCCCTGCGGACGAGCTGCGCGAGCGGCTGCCGGGAACCGGGCCGGACGCCGACCGGATCGCCGACCTGCTGGCCCAACTCGACGACGCACTGCTGACCGACGCGATGCGCAACCTGGGCGGGCACGACATGTCCGCGCTGGACACGGCCCTGTCCGAGATCGACGACAGCCGACCCACCGTTCTTCTCGCCTACACCGTCAAGGGCTATGGCCTGCCGTCCCAGGGCCATCCGCAGAACCACTCCTCACTGCTGACGGAGCGGCAGATGCGGGAACTCGCTGACCGGGTCGGGACGGACCTCGACCAGCCCTGGACCGGTTTCGCGCCTGATTCCGCGGCGGGACGGCTCTGCTCGGACGCCGCGACGCGTCTGCACCGTGACGACCCGGCTCCGGTGACCCCGCCCGCCCTCCCTCTCGACATCGGCCGCACTCCGGCGGGCACGGCGACCACCCAAGCGGCGTTGGGCCGTGTGCTGCTCGATCTGACCAGGTCCGCACCGGAAGCCGCCCGCAGGGTGGTGACCGTGAGCCCGGACGTCAGCTCGTCGACCAATCTGGGCGGCTGGGTGAACAAGGTCGGAGTCTGGTCCGCAGGGGAGCGTACGGACTGGTTCGCCGACGATCCAGAAACCATCCTGCACTGGCGCGAGAAGCCGACCGGGCAACACATCGAACTGGGCATCGCCGAAACCAACCTGGTCGGGCTGCTCGGAGAGCTCGGCGCGACCTGGAGCCGTTGGGGCGAGCCCCTGCTGCCGATCGGGGTGATGTACGACCCCTTCGTCCAACGGGCCCTGGAACCATGGTCCTTCGGCATCTACGCAGGCGGCCAGTCGATCCTGGTCGGCACTCCATCCGGTGTCACCCTCGCACCCGAGGGCGGGGCGCACCAGTCCATCACCACTCCGTCCCTCGGTGTGGAACAACCCGGCTGCGTCACCTACGAACCGGCCTTCGCCATCGACACGGAGTGGACGCTGCTGGCCTCCCTCGCCAGGCTGGGACGGCCTGATGGCACCTCCGCCTATCTGCGGCTCTCCACCCGTCCGGTCGATCAGAACCTGGCCGTCGTGCCCACGGACCCGGCCGCCCGCGAACGCCGTAGGCAGCAGGTCGTCGCGGGTGCCTATCCCCTTCTGCGCTGCGAGGGCGCCGAGGTCACCATCGCCGCCATGGGTGCGATGGTGACCGAAGCCCTCGCCGCAGCCGAGCGACTGCGCCTGATGGGAATCGCCACGGACGTGGTCTGCGTGACCAGTCCGGGACTGATCTTCAGGGCACTGAACTCCCGCCTCGGACAGGACGACGCCCCCGACTGGATCCTCGACCAGGTCTTCCCCGCCGACCGGGCAACCCCGCTCGTCACCGTCCTGGACGGACACCCCCACACACTGGCGTTCCTCTCCACCATCCACCACGTGCCGCTGCGCACCCTGGGGGTCACCGGCTTCGGGCAGTCCGGCTCGCTGGAGGAGGTCTACCGCTACCACCGGATCGACACCGACAGCATCATCCGAGCCGCCCTCGACCTCACCCGCTAGCGCACCCCGGAGCACGGACACAACCACCCCCGCGGCCCACCTCGGAGTCCCGCCCCCGGGCACGGACGCCTCTTCGGCACCCCAGACATCGGGGACAGGCAGGTCGCAGATCCCGGTCAAGAGCTGCCAGAAGGGATGGGGTGGGCTGTGTCCGCTCTCGGATTCAGCAGAATGGTGGGCAGCGCGGGGCGGGCCAGCGCTCGCACGGGTCGACAGCGGCACCGAGATCCCACGTGGAGCGTGTCGATATCGTGTGGGAGGTGGACTTCGCCTGTGGTCTCTGTGTCTTCTGCGGCGGGGATCTGCTGTGGGAGTGGGAGGTTAGGGGGCCTGGGTGACTGGTCAGACGGCGAAGACCTCATCGCGGTGCGAGTGCGGCAGCATGGCGGTGCGCCAGGTGAACCAGTTCGTCCTTCACGATGAG
Coding sequences within:
- a CDS encoding transketolase-like TK C-terminal-containing protein, which gives rise to MSTAAETRRRSATDPFATLGEVEDRVLWLASAIVDHANRVRPNSSGLKVGGHQASSASMVSIMTALWFRHLRPEDRVSVKPHASPVLHAINFLLGELDASYLPTLRAWGGLQSYPSRSKDPDPVDYSTGSVGIGATATIWGALARRYADQSGDGGFKGRQFALVGDAELDEGAVWEAVLDPQVAELGELVWIVDLNRQSLDRVVPNIAADRLRSMFAAAGWQVLTLKYGTLLEELFTRPGGDALRSRIDSMSNPEYQRLLRCPADELRERLPGTGPDADRIADLLAQLDDALLTDAMRNLGGHDMSALDTALSEIDDSRPTVLLAYTVKGYGLPSQGHPQNHSSLLTERQMRELADRVGTDLDQPWTGFAPDSAAGRLCSDAATRLHRDDPAPVTPPALPLDIGRTPAGTATTQAALGRVLLDLTRSAPEAARRVVTVSPDVSSSTNLGGWVNKVGVWSAGERTDWFADDPETILHWREKPTGQHIELGIAETNLVGLLGELGATWSRWGEPLLPIGVMYDPFVQRALEPWSFGIYAGGQSILVGTPSGVTLAPEGGAHQSITTPSLGVEQPGCVTYEPAFAIDTEWTLLASLARLGRPDGTSAYLRLSTRPVDQNLAVVPTDPAARERRRQQVVAGAYPLLRCEGAEVTIAAMGAMVTEALAAAERLRLMGIATDVVCVTSPGLIFRALNSRLGQDDAPDWILDQVFPADRATPLVTVLDGHPHTLAFLSTIHHVPLRTLGVTGFGQSGSLEEVYRYHRIDTDSIIRAALDLTR